Proteins encoded together in one Planctomyces sp. SH-PL14 window:
- a CDS encoding DUF1501 domain-containing protein, producing MLPRDLLLDATRRTFLKRGAVGAAALSVLANGRPASAAKKTWTGTIDPLHRPARAKRVIWLTMAGGPSHLETFDHKPELAKRDGEPMPESLTKGQQLAQLQGAKLVCYGPQTKFKTFGDSGQSLCELFPEIGGVTDEICFVRSMTTEAINHDPAHMFMNTGSQIAGRPSMGAWSVYGLGSEADDLPGFVVLTSLGRGGQNQPIAARQWSAGFLPSRYQGVHLRSRGDAVLYLGNPPGVTRGQQEDVVAAVNALNGSFNAGANDPEVATRIAQYEMAFRMQASIPELMETAQEPKHIFELYGCQPGDGSFASNCLVARRLAERGVRFIQLYHKDWDHHGGVKNGVELKAEEIDRACAALIKDLKQRGMLQDTLIVWAGEFGRTPMSQGGTGRDHHNKGFTVWLAGGGIKGGLNYGATDELGYAAVDKVTNVHELHATMLHLLGIEHERFSIKFQGLDARLTGVEPARVLHDILA from the coding sequence ATGCTGCCCCGCGACCTGCTGCTCGACGCCACGCGGCGGACGTTTCTCAAACGGGGCGCGGTCGGGGCCGCGGCGCTCTCCGTCCTGGCGAACGGGCGGCCCGCTTCGGCCGCGAAGAAGACCTGGACCGGAACGATCGATCCCCTGCACCGCCCCGCCCGCGCGAAGCGGGTCATCTGGCTGACGATGGCCGGGGGGCCGTCGCACCTCGAGACGTTTGACCACAAGCCGGAACTGGCCAAACGCGACGGCGAGCCGATGCCGGAGTCGCTGACGAAGGGGCAGCAGCTCGCTCAGCTTCAGGGAGCCAAGCTCGTCTGCTACGGCCCGCAGACGAAGTTCAAGACGTTCGGCGACTCCGGGCAATCGCTCTGCGAGCTCTTTCCGGAGATCGGCGGCGTCACCGACGAGATCTGCTTCGTCCGTTCGATGACGACCGAAGCGATCAACCATGACCCGGCCCACATGTTCATGAACACCGGCTCGCAGATCGCGGGCCGGCCTTCGATGGGGGCCTGGTCGGTCTATGGCCTGGGGAGCGAGGCGGATGACCTGCCGGGGTTCGTCGTCCTGACGTCGCTCGGCCGCGGCGGACAGAACCAGCCGATCGCCGCCCGACAGTGGTCGGCCGGATTCCTCCCGAGTCGCTACCAGGGGGTGCATCTCCGCAGCCGGGGGGACGCGGTCCTCTATCTCGGCAACCCGCCGGGGGTGACGCGGGGCCAGCAGGAAGATGTCGTGGCGGCGGTGAACGCCCTGAACGGCTCCTTCAACGCGGGGGCGAACGATCCGGAAGTCGCGACGCGGATCGCGCAGTACGAGATGGCGTTCCGGATGCAGGCCAGCATCCCCGAACTGATGGAGACGGCGCAGGAGCCGAAGCACATCTTCGAGCTTTACGGGTGCCAGCCGGGCGACGGCTCGTTCGCGTCGAACTGCCTCGTCGCGCGGCGGCTGGCGGAACGCGGCGTCCGGTTCATTCAGCTCTATCACAAGGACTGGGACCATCACGGCGGGGTCAAGAACGGCGTGGAGCTCAAGGCGGAGGAGATCGACCGGGCGTGTGCGGCGCTGATCAAGGATCTCAAGCAGCGAGGGATGCTGCAGGACACGCTCATTGTCTGGGCGGGCGAGTTCGGTCGGACGCCGATGTCCCAGGGGGGGACCGGACGGGACCACCACAACAAGGGATTCACGGTCTGGCTCGCCGGCGGCGGGATCAAGGGGGGCCTCAACTACGGGGCGACCGACGAGCTCGGATACGCCGCCGTCGACAAGGTCACCAACGTTCACGAGCTGCACGCCACGATGCTCCATCTCCTGGGGATCGAGCACGAGCGGTTTTCGATCAAGTTCCAGGGGCTCGATGCCCGCCTGACCGGCGTCGAGCCGGCCCGGGTCCTGCATGACATCTTGGCTTAG
- a CDS encoding DNA topoisomerase (ATP-hydrolyzing) subunit A encodes MVSRSAANGDEDQIQFVSISDETRRRYLNYAMSVIMSRALPDVRDGLKPVHRRILYVMYHELGLTADAKFVKCARIVGDVIGKFHPHGDVAAYDALVRMAQDFTLREPLVHGQGNFGSIIGLPPAAQRYTEAKLTRRAEQLMEELRYETVDTRTNYDGTRDEPVVMPAQFPNLLVNGTQGIAVGMATNMPPHNLGEVLRACIFMIENPEASVAQVMGKLKGPDFPLGGRIVTDRTELRQAYEEGRGSIKVRAEWKLDTERGKESKNRIVVHTIPYGVETGPLMNALGEIRDSRKLPQLVDVADESNDKLGMRIILEIKPGSDPAAVMAYCYKHTKLEDNFAYNATCLVPEENGALVPKRCSLTEILRYFLDFRFATVRRRFEYQLRQLERRIHILRGFAIVFDGLDKAIKIIRSSDGKADAAEKLMKAFPLDAEQTNAILELQLYRISQLEIGRIRQELAEKEAEADRIRKILASDKKLWGEVQKELQALEEAATERRRTAIGSSEEIAEFDPQAYIVRENTNVVISTDGWVRRIGKISSIDKLRMRDGDEVLSIVPCSTLDNLIVFANDGTAYTLPADQIPASTGYGEPLAKHVKLSDGVDLVAALGTDPRITPADSEVEDQPGPAPYLFIATALGQVMRLSLSLFRLPSTKNGRRYCRLAEGDKVVHVQIVNDPETIFLISQAARLIHFAVQEVPVLGSAGRGVRGLKLSEKGDKVLGAQILARPSDALRVINENDKELSFGQMKYAVTGRGGKGIKTSQRTSIKRIIRPEPPLVDWNQFES; translated from the coding sequence GTGGTTTCTCGCAGCGCGGCGAATGGGGACGAAGACCAGATCCAGTTCGTTTCGATCAGCGATGAGACCCGGCGGCGTTACCTCAACTACGCCATGTCGGTCATCATGTCCCGGGCCCTCCCGGACGTCCGCGACGGCCTCAAGCCGGTCCATCGTCGGATCCTCTACGTGATGTATCACGAGCTGGGGCTGACCGCCGACGCCAAGTTCGTGAAGTGCGCCCGTATCGTCGGAGACGTCATCGGAAAGTTTCACCCGCACGGCGACGTGGCGGCCTACGACGCCCTGGTCCGCATGGCCCAGGACTTCACCCTCCGCGAGCCGCTCGTCCACGGCCAGGGGAACTTCGGCTCGATCATCGGCCTCCCGCCGGCGGCCCAGCGATACACCGAAGCCAAGCTGACCCGGCGGGCGGAGCAGCTCATGGAGGAGCTGCGGTACGAGACCGTCGACACGCGGACGAACTACGACGGCACGCGCGACGAGCCGGTCGTCATGCCGGCCCAGTTCCCCAACCTCCTCGTCAACGGGACGCAGGGGATCGCCGTCGGGATGGCGACCAACATGCCGCCGCACAACCTGGGGGAAGTGCTGCGGGCCTGCATCTTCATGATCGAGAACCCCGAGGCGAGCGTCGCCCAGGTGATGGGGAAGCTCAAGGGGCCCGACTTCCCGCTCGGCGGACGGATCGTCACCGACCGGACGGAATTGCGGCAGGCGTACGAGGAAGGGCGGGGGAGCATCAAGGTCCGCGCGGAGTGGAAGCTCGACACCGAGCGGGGGAAGGAGTCGAAGAACCGGATCGTCGTGCACACGATCCCCTACGGAGTCGAAACCGGGCCGCTCATGAACGCCCTCGGCGAGATCCGCGATTCCCGCAAGCTGCCGCAGCTCGTCGACGTCGCGGACGAGTCGAACGACAAGCTTGGGATGCGGATCATTCTGGAGATCAAGCCGGGCTCCGATCCGGCGGCCGTCATGGCCTACTGCTACAAGCACACGAAGCTCGAGGACAACTTCGCCTACAACGCGACCTGCCTGGTTCCGGAGGAGAACGGGGCGCTCGTCCCGAAGCGGTGCTCGCTGACCGAGATCCTCCGGTACTTCCTCGACTTCCGGTTCGCGACGGTCCGCCGGCGGTTCGAGTACCAGCTCCGGCAGCTCGAGCGGCGGATCCACATCCTCCGCGGCTTCGCGATCGTCTTCGACGGGCTCGACAAGGCGATCAAGATCATCCGCTCCAGCGACGGAAAGGCGGACGCGGCCGAGAAGCTCATGAAGGCTTTCCCACTCGATGCCGAGCAGACGAACGCCATCCTGGAGCTCCAGCTCTACCGCATCTCCCAGCTCGAGATCGGGCGGATCCGGCAGGAGCTGGCGGAGAAGGAAGCGGAGGCGGACCGCATCCGCAAGATCCTCGCCTCCGACAAGAAGCTGTGGGGCGAAGTCCAGAAGGAGCTGCAGGCCCTCGAAGAGGCAGCCACCGAGCGCCGCCGCACCGCCATCGGATCCTCCGAGGAGATCGCCGAGTTCGACCCGCAGGCCTACATCGTCCGGGAGAACACGAACGTCGTCATCTCGACCGATGGATGGGTTCGGCGGATCGGCAAGATCTCGTCGATCGACAAGCTCCGGATGCGGGACGGCGATGAAGTGCTGTCGATCGTTCCCTGCAGCACACTCGACAATCTCATTGTGTTTGCCAACGACGGAACGGCCTACACCCTGCCCGCCGACCAGATCCCCGCGTCGACCGGCTACGGGGAGCCGCTCGCCAAGCACGTCAAACTCTCAGACGGCGTCGACCTGGTCGCCGCCCTGGGGACGGATCCCAGGATCACGCCGGCGGACAGCGAAGTTGAAGACCAGCCCGGCCCGGCCCCTTACCTGTTCATCGCGACGGCGCTCGGGCAGGTGATGCGGCTCTCGCTCTCGCTGTTCCGGCTCCCCTCCACGAAGAACGGCCGCCGCTATTGCCGGCTCGCCGAAGGGGACAAGGTGGTGCACGTTCAGATCGTGAACGACCCCGAGACCATCTTCCTGATCTCGCAGGCCGCGCGGCTGATTCATTTCGCCGTGCAGGAAGTCCCGGTCCTGGGATCCGCCGGACGAGGAGTCCGCGGCCTCAAATTGAGCGAGAAGGGGGATAAGGTCCTGGGGGCTCAGATTCTGGCCCGGCCGTCCGATGCCCTCCGCGTGATCAACGAGAACGACAAGGAACTGAGTTTCGGCCAGATGAAGTACGCCGTCACCGGCCGGGGAGGGAAGGGGATCAAGACGAGCCAGCGGACGTCGATCAAGCGGATCATCCGTCCGGAGCCGCCCCTCGTGGACTGGAACCAGTTTGAGTCGTGA
- a CDS encoding NPCBM/NEW2 domain-containing protein: MTSFGLLIAFLLNAVPVDVSLLDGSRIHGDLEALTADALTISVDGQAKTVPRPDVLQLEFGAPSPAPAANVTEISLTDGTRLLATSLTVTGPDAAVESPSLGTVKTPATAIRSVRFADAADVAAAWDELRNSDSQKDRVIVRKGDALDFVAGVIGDIRKEEVVVVLGGQEAKVPIGRVFGLVYGARKSAAGGSAGDIQLKNGERVAARTVEFSDGKLLLTSVGGVTASVPADRVAVVDYGRGKIRGLAELPRQVDYKKLNPFWSAEDQARIQSLRIDQVPWGRTGNSSLRTGGKAYSKGLWMHSGTTIRIPLDRQYRKLQALAGLDENPAGRPKVQPKVRLLISLDGKPAFDQMLGWDQAPVSLDIDTTEARLLEIEVQSAGEPGFFGACEHLDLVEAKLIK, from the coding sequence ATGACTTCATTCGGTCTGTTGATCGCCTTCCTTCTCAACGCCGTGCCGGTCGACGTCAGTCTGCTCGACGGCTCTCGAATTCACGGCGATCTGGAGGCCCTGACCGCAGACGCCCTGACGATCTCGGTCGATGGCCAGGCGAAGACGGTTCCCCGCCCGGACGTCCTGCAGCTGGAGTTCGGGGCTCCCTCCCCTGCCCCGGCGGCGAACGTGACGGAGATCAGCCTGACGGACGGAACGCGGCTCCTGGCTACGAGCCTCACGGTGACCGGTCCTGATGCGGCGGTGGAGTCGCCGTCGCTGGGGACCGTCAAGACGCCGGCCACGGCGATCCGGAGCGTGCGGTTCGCCGATGCGGCGGACGTGGCGGCCGCCTGGGACGAGCTTCGCAACTCGGACAGTCAGAAGGACCGGGTCATCGTCCGCAAAGGGGACGCACTCGATTTCGTGGCCGGAGTGATCGGCGACATCCGTAAGGAGGAGGTCGTCGTGGTCCTGGGGGGCCAGGAGGCGAAGGTACCGATCGGCCGGGTCTTCGGGCTGGTCTACGGGGCCCGGAAGTCGGCCGCCGGAGGGAGTGCGGGGGACATCCAGCTGAAGAACGGCGAGCGGGTCGCGGCCCGGACGGTCGAGTTCTCCGATGGAAAGCTGTTGCTGACTTCCGTGGGCGGGGTAACGGCGAGCGTCCCTGCGGATCGGGTGGCGGTGGTGGACTACGGGCGCGGGAAGATTCGCGGTCTCGCCGAGCTTCCGCGGCAGGTCGACTACAAGAAGCTCAATCCGTTCTGGTCCGCTGAGGATCAGGCCCGGATCCAGTCGCTCCGCATCGATCAGGTTCCGTGGGGGCGGACCGGAAACTCGTCTCTCCGGACGGGGGGTAAGGCCTACTCGAAGGGGTTGTGGATGCACTCCGGGACGACGATCCGCATCCCGCTCGATCGCCAGTACCGCAAGCTCCAGGCCCTCGCCGGCCTCGATGAGAATCCCGCTGGTCGGCCGAAGGTTCAGCCGAAGGTACGGTTGTTGATCTCGCTCGACGGGAAGCCGGCGTTCGATCAGATGCTCGGCTGGGACCAGGCTCCGGTTTCGCTCGACATTGATACGACGGAGGCCCGGCTGCTGGAGATTGAAGTGCAGTCGGCGGGTGAGCCGGGATTCTTTGGTGCGTGCGAGCATCTTGATCTTGTCGAGGCGAAGCTCATCAAGTGA
- the mraY gene encoding phospho-N-acetylmuramoyl-pentapeptide-transferase has translation MDSGGIAGALFAAALVPGSLTTRIALATLGAFLAVLIAGPFGIRWLRSRFGERIDSASARLNELHAAKQNTPSMGGLLLIGATCLVTPLLADLANPFVPLLLFVLLTFGALGAADDWIKIRRLRRGLTPRQKFVVQVVLGLIATWWLQSAGQSRSDAGTVVLPLGNVTVALGTGFLIWGALVVVGSSNGVNLTDGLDGLAAGTWLISGTCIAVLTYLAGHAEFARHLGIPSVPGSGEITVVLGAMLGAVLGFLWFNCHPAQVFMGDTGALSLGAVLGLAALAVKQELLLIFVGGVFVIETLSVFFQMGTYRLIGRKPLRCSPLHNHFVFRGDPETRIVTRFWIAAILLAIAGLATLKLRTL, from the coding sequence ATGGATTCAGGAGGAATTGCGGGAGCTCTGTTTGCGGCGGCACTGGTTCCCGGATCGCTGACAACCCGCATCGCGCTCGCGACGCTGGGAGCCTTCCTGGCGGTCCTGATCGCCGGGCCCTTTGGCATCCGCTGGCTCCGCAGCCGTTTTGGGGAGCGGATCGACAGTGCCTCGGCGCGGCTCAATGAACTGCACGCCGCGAAGCAGAACACCCCTTCAATGGGGGGGCTGCTGCTGATCGGCGCCACGTGCCTCGTCACTCCCCTGCTCGCGGATCTCGCCAATCCCTTTGTGCCGCTGCTGCTCTTCGTCCTTCTGACTTTCGGAGCCCTGGGAGCGGCGGACGACTGGATCAAGATCCGGCGCCTCCGGCGGGGACTCACCCCCCGCCAGAAGTTCGTCGTTCAGGTCGTCCTGGGACTGATCGCGACGTGGTGGCTGCAATCCGCCGGCCAGTCGCGTTCCGACGCCGGAACTGTCGTTCTCCCATTGGGAAACGTCACCGTAGCGCTCGGAACCGGGTTCCTGATCTGGGGGGCGCTCGTCGTCGTCGGGAGCTCCAATGGAGTCAACCTGACCGATGGCCTGGATGGTCTCGCCGCCGGCACCTGGCTGATCTCCGGGACCTGTATCGCCGTGCTGACCTACCTGGCGGGGCACGCAGAGTTCGCCCGGCATCTCGGCATTCCGTCGGTTCCGGGAAGCGGCGAGATCACGGTCGTCCTGGGGGCGATGCTCGGCGCGGTCCTGGGCTTCCTGTGGTTCAACTGCCATCCCGCGCAGGTCTTCATGGGAGACACCGGAGCGCTCTCCCTGGGGGCCGTCCTGGGGCTCGCCGCGCTGGCGGTCAAACAGGAACTGCTGCTGATCTTCGTCGGCGGCGTGTTCGTGATCGAGACCCTGAGCGTCTTCTTCCAGATGGGGACGTATCGGCTCATCGGCCGCAAGCCGCTCCGGTGCAGCCCGCTCCACAACCACTTCGTCTTCCGCGGCGATCCCGAGACACGGATCGTGACCCGCTTCTGGATCGCCGCGATCCTCCTGGCGATCGCCGGACTGGCGACGCTCAAGCTCCGCACGCTCTAG
- a CDS encoding UDP-N-acetylmuramoyl-L-alanyl-D-glutamate--2,6-diaminopimelate ligase — protein sequence MDALHLMMYRSACVQPLSLRRILSAASFIGCADIAVTDVQEQSSRCRAGSLFAALPGTKSHGRDFVVDAVRHGAAAILAERPLCSAGLPQCVVPSARRAYAEICQALAGYPARKLGTIGVTGTNGKTTTTWMIQAILEAAGRPAGVLGTIHYSDGIQSMPSALTTPDAQTLAHWLGRMVANGTRYAAMELSSHALDQCRAGGVGLDIAVVTNITQDHFDYHGTFDAYRAAKARIIDLVKRGGLVILNNDDPGSRSLWEHAAGQHRTVTIGLETEADIEARIVREQPSGTEFCVRLAGGESVFRLGMAGRHNVSNALGAIAACDHLGLSVDEIQQGLDSMSGVPGRLERVDCGQAFNVFVDYAHTDDALRHVIGTVRQVTSGRVIVLFGAGGDRDRTKRPRMAHAAATADSVIVTSDNPRREAPEQILGEIVAGFGEADPTPLVIVDREEAIERALEIAEPGDSVILAGKGHEKFQVVGEERLPFDDVAICRQRLRRLAQQDRIPA from the coding sequence ATGGACGCCCTTCATCTCATGATGTACCGGTCCGCCTGCGTTCAGCCTTTGAGTCTGCGGAGGATCCTGTCCGCCGCCAGCTTCATCGGCTGTGCCGACATCGCCGTGACGGATGTCCAAGAACAGAGCTCCCGCTGTCGGGCGGGGTCACTGTTCGCCGCACTGCCGGGGACGAAATCTCATGGACGGGATTTCGTCGTCGACGCGGTGCGGCACGGAGCCGCGGCGATCCTGGCGGAACGCCCTCTTTGTTCCGCCGGACTGCCGCAGTGCGTTGTCCCGAGCGCCCGCCGCGCCTACGCGGAGATCTGCCAGGCCCTCGCCGGCTACCCCGCGCGAAAGCTCGGGACGATCGGCGTGACGGGAACGAACGGCAAGACGACGACCACCTGGATGATCCAGGCGATCCTGGAAGCGGCCGGCCGCCCCGCCGGCGTGCTCGGAACCATTCACTACTCGGACGGCATCCAGTCGATGCCGTCGGCGCTCACGACGCCGGATGCCCAGACCCTGGCCCACTGGCTCGGCCGGATGGTGGCCAACGGAACCCGGTATGCGGCGATGGAGCTCTCCAGCCACGCCCTCGATCAGTGCCGCGCCGGCGGCGTCGGTCTCGACATCGCGGTCGTGACCAACATCACCCAGGACCACTTCGACTATCACGGCACGTTCGACGCCTACCGCGCGGCGAAGGCCCGCATCATCGACCTGGTCAAGCGCGGGGGACTGGTGATCCTCAACAACGACGATCCCGGGAGTCGGTCCCTGTGGGAGCACGCGGCCGGCCAGCATCGGACGGTCACGATCGGCCTCGAGACCGAAGCGGACATCGAAGCCCGGATCGTCCGGGAACAGCCCTCGGGAACCGAGTTCTGCGTGCGACTGGCTGGCGGTGAGTCGGTCTTCCGGCTCGGCATGGCCGGGCGCCACAACGTGAGCAATGCCCTCGGGGCGATCGCCGCCTGCGATCACCTGGGACTTTCGGTGGATGAAATTCAGCAAGGACTGGACAGCATGAGTGGAGTTCCCGGCCGACTGGAGCGGGTCGATTGCGGGCAGGCGTTCAACGTCTTCGTCGACTATGCCCACACGGACGACGCGCTGCGGCATGTCATCGGCACCGTCCGCCAGGTGACGTCCGGACGGGTCATCGTCCTGTTCGGAGCCGGTGGCGACCGCGATCGGACCAAGCGGCCGCGGATGGCCCACGCCGCGGCGACCGCGGATTCGGTGATCGTTACCAGCGACAACCCGCGGCGGGAAGCTCCTGAGCAGATCCTCGGCGAGATCGTGGCGGGCTTCGGCGAGGCCGATCCGACGCCGCTCGTGATCGTCGATCGCGAAGAAGCGATCGAGCGGGCCCTCGAGATCGCCGAGCCGGGTGACTCCGTCATCCTGGCCGGCAAAGGTCACGAAAAGTTCCAGGTCGTCGGAGAGGAACGCCTTCCGTTCGACGACGTCGCCATCTGCCGGCAACGTCTCCGCCGGCTCGCTCAGCAGGATCGCATCCCGGCTTAG
- a CDS encoding RNA polymerase sigma factor: MLLSPQDLVKRIRTGDQAAWRDFIGRFEGRLLAYAERRLRHRAEAEDVVQEVFLGFLTALPNYDDRTPVENFLFSIAAYKLTDSLRRQGRRPRLPLLPPADDHAGPHEPVGPGRRASSMARSREHHVAQEAVLAVAMRSLIEGWTAKGEWERLRCTELLFVRGIANKDVARQLSISEQAVANHKQYVVSRLREAAAQARLQTFDEAVFRTTGDPPA, from the coding sequence GTGCTGCTCTCCCCCCAGGATCTCGTGAAGCGGATACGCACCGGCGATCAGGCCGCGTGGCGGGACTTCATCGGACGGTTCGAAGGACGGCTGCTCGCCTACGCGGAGCGCCGGCTCCGCCACCGGGCCGAGGCCGAGGACGTCGTGCAGGAGGTATTCCTCGGCTTCCTGACCGCGCTTCCGAACTACGACGACCGGACGCCTGTCGAAAACTTTCTGTTTTCGATAGCGGCCTACAAGCTGACCGACTCGCTCCGGCGGCAGGGGCGGCGGCCGCGGCTTCCGTTGCTTCCTCCGGCCGATGACCACGCCGGCCCTCATGAGCCGGTCGGCCCTGGACGCCGGGCCTCCAGCATGGCCCGCAGCCGCGAGCATCACGTCGCCCAGGAAGCGGTTCTCGCCGTCGCGATGCGGAGCCTGATCGAAGGCTGGACCGCGAAGGGGGAATGGGAGCGGCTGCGATGCACAGAGCTGCTCTTCGTCCGGGGGATCGCCAACAAGGACGTAGCCCGGCAGCTCTCCATCTCCGAACAGGCGGTGGCGAACCACAAGCAATATGTCGTCAGCCGGCTGCGCGAGGCGGCCGCGCAGGCCCGCCTCCAGACCTTCGATGAAGCGGTCTTCCGCACCACCGGCGATCCTCCGGCGTGA
- the murF gene encoding UDP-N-acetylmuramoyl-tripeptide--D-alanyl-D-alanine ligase: MTPFTLQQLIDAVDGRPLGPVDARSPVSRIETDSRRVRSGDLFWCLKGDRFDGHDFLNDVADRGAMACVVAEQAPGLPSPLPLPAVQVADTLAALWDLARWDRGRFDPLVIGVTGSVGKTTTRHLIFTVLSRQFVGLQNPGNLNNHIGLPLSVLGLAEEHEFAVFELGASRVGEIRDLAGIAQPEVGVVTRVAATHLDHFGSVENIILAKGELLESLPPSGFAVINGDDAGVGRLAHRFDGRVIRVGEGPRNDLVATGVQLEDGAIAFRVDGSEFRLPAIGRHHLNSALLALGVAREVGMSDAAIAEGFLRFEAVPGRCRLVTVGEWLVIDDTYNASPASMKAACDALASWKGARKRILVLGDMLCLGEQSDAFHRELGAVVAAAAIDQLLAFGIQASTLAAAARSAGMDSGRIAATQDLATLTMLLDCWLEPGDVVLVKGSRGMQMERVLEILSALATQKAGAGVRRIAA, translated from the coding sequence ATGACTCCCTTCACTCTTCAGCAACTGATCGACGCCGTCGATGGCCGGCCCCTCGGCCCGGTCGACGCCCGCAGTCCAGTCTCGCGGATCGAGACCGATTCGCGGCGCGTCCGCAGCGGCGACCTGTTCTGGTGCCTCAAGGGGGACCGCTTCGACGGCCATGACTTCCTGAACGATGTCGCCGACCGGGGGGCGATGGCGTGTGTCGTCGCCGAACAAGCGCCTGGCCTCCCCTCTCCCCTGCCCCTCCCCGCCGTGCAGGTGGCCGACACTCTGGCGGCCCTGTGGGATCTGGCCCGGTGGGACCGGGGCCGGTTCGATCCGCTCGTGATCGGCGTCACCGGCAGCGTCGGAAAGACCACGACGCGGCACCTGATCTTCACAGTCCTCTCCCGGCAGTTCGTCGGTCTTCAGAACCCGGGGAATCTCAACAATCACATCGGTCTGCCCCTCTCGGTCCTGGGGTTGGCGGAGGAACATGAGTTCGCGGTCTTCGAACTCGGGGCGTCGCGTGTCGGCGAGATCCGGGACCTGGCCGGGATTGCCCAGCCGGAAGTCGGCGTCGTCACGCGGGTCGCTGCAACTCACCTCGATCATTTCGGCTCGGTGGAGAACATCATCCTGGCCAAGGGGGAACTCCTGGAAAGCCTGCCTCCGTCAGGATTTGCGGTCATCAACGGCGATGACGCCGGCGTGGGCCGGCTGGCCCACCGCTTCGATGGACGGGTCATCCGCGTCGGCGAAGGGCCTCGGAACGACCTCGTCGCGACGGGCGTTCAGCTCGAGGATGGCGCGATCGCGTTTCGCGTCGATGGCTCGGAGTTCCGTCTTCCGGCGATCGGACGTCATCACCTCAACTCGGCTCTCCTGGCCCTGGGGGTCGCCCGGGAAGTCGGGATGTCCGACGCCGCGATCGCGGAGGGCTTCCTCCGGTTCGAAGCGGTGCCGGGACGCTGCCGGCTCGTGACCGTCGGGGAATGGCTCGTCATCGACGACACCTACAACGCCAGTCCCGCCTCGATGAAGGCGGCCTGCGACGCGCTGGCGAGCTGGAAGGGGGCGCGGAAGCGGATTCTCGTCCTCGGGGACATGCTCTGTCTCGGCGAGCAGTCCGACGCGTTCCATCGGGAACTCGGGGCCGTCGTCGCCGCGGCAGCGATCGATCAGCTCCTCGCGTTCGGCATCCAGGCGTCGACCCTGGCGGCGGCAGCCCGCTCGGCGGGAATGGATTCGGGACGGATTGCCGCCACCCAGGATCTGGCGACGCTCACGATGCTCCTCGACTGCTGGCTCGAACCGGGGGATGTCGTCCTGGTCAAAGGGTCGCGAGGGATGCAGATGGAGCGGGTGCTGGAGATTCTCTCCGCGCTTGCGACGCAGAAGGCCGGGGCCGGAGTGCGGCGGATCGCCGCCTGA